A part of Bacillus thuringiensis genomic DNA contains:
- a CDS encoding DUF3888 domain-containing protein: MKKICVAITMICSVFFSFPSNSFAKESKEQLLESALSNRYYSVIRQVTEDQYECASVINIKRLGKKDEFVPRFEITLQFLTFQGAHNPPNDKVTLTLEDHLDHVKIKKVEREKNVPGAITEKVCEREKEKIKAHSNDLE, translated from the coding sequence ATGAAAAAAATATGTGTAGCTATTACAATGATATGTTCGGTCTTTTTCTCTTTTCCAAGCAATTCTTTCGCGAAAGAATCAAAGGAACAGCTGTTAGAGAGTGCATTATCGAATAGGTACTATTCAGTTATTAGACAAGTGACAGAGGATCAATATGAATGTGCTTCCGTTATAAATATAAAGCGTCTCGGTAAGAAAGATGAGTTCGTTCCTAGATTTGAAATTACGCTACAATTTCTTACGTTCCAAGGTGCACATAATCCGCCGAATGATAAAGTTACACTTACTTTGGAAGATCATTTAGATCACGTAAAGATAAAGAAGGTGGAACGAGAAAAGAATGTTCCTGGTGCTATTACAGAAAAGGTTTGTGAACGAGAAAAAGAAAAGATAAAAGCTCACTCTAATGATTTAGAGTGA
- the moaD gene encoding molybdopterin converting factor subunit 1 — MIRVLLFAHLQEEAGTSELQIEKENITVAELKDVVAKEYNVPVTEPIMVAINEEYANEDDRVQSGDVVALIPPVSGG, encoded by the coding sequence ATGATTCGAGTATTATTATTTGCGCACTTGCAAGAGGAAGCAGGAACAAGTGAATTACAAATCGAGAAAGAAAATATTACGGTTGCAGAGTTAAAAGATGTTGTTGCTAAAGAATATAATGTACCAGTGACAGAACCAATTATGGTTGCGATTAATGAAGAGTACGCAAATGAAGATGATAGGGTCCAATCTGGTGATGTTGTTGCACTAATCCCACCGGTGAGCGGTGGTTAA
- the moaE gene encoding molybdopterin synthase catalytic subunit MoaE, which translates to MTNTYYEVIDTEISIEGVAKKVIRRECGAVTTFIGTVREFTKGRRTLYLEYVAYKTMAEKMLEKIGSEVKEKWPGTYVAITHRTGTLQISDIAVVVAVSTPHRKAAYEANEYIMERIKQIVPIWKKEFWEDGDSWIGDQLEKTPYPAGEPGKEL; encoded by the coding sequence ATGACAAATACGTATTATGAAGTAATTGATACAGAAATCTCGATTGAAGGGGTAGCAAAGAAGGTTATTCGCCGCGAATGCGGCGCTGTTACAACATTTATTGGAACGGTTAGAGAGTTTACAAAAGGGCGTCGTACATTATACTTAGAATATGTCGCTTATAAAACGATGGCAGAAAAGATGCTAGAGAAAATTGGATCAGAAGTGAAAGAGAAGTGGCCAGGTACATATGTTGCGATTACACATCGCACTGGTACACTGCAAATTTCTGATATCGCGGTTGTTGTTGCTGTTTCAACGCCGCACCGTAAAGCGGCTTATGAGGCGAACGAATATATTATGGAACGCATAAAACAAATTGTTCCGATTTGGAAAAAAGAGTTTTGGGAAGATGGGGATTCATGGATTGGTGATCAATTAGAAAAAACGCCATATCCCGCAGGAGAGCCTGGGAAGGAGCTGTAA
- the mobB gene encoding molybdopterin-guanine dinucleotide biosynthesis protein B: MGKAPSILQIVGYQNSGKTTLVEKIVYALAERKMKVATIKHHGHGGFPEVAQKDSERHRKAGAVVSSVEGAGLLSLSSLREEWSLQEIIRLYDFFEVDTILIEGYKKESYPKVVLLRSAEDVELLHKVENIVVVITWYDAPANIREEYRVFHITEEELYIDWFIQTVRSTK, encoded by the coding sequence ATGGGCAAAGCCCCTTCAATCTTACAAATAGTAGGATATCAGAATAGCGGGAAAACAACGCTCGTTGAAAAAATTGTGTATGCATTAGCTGAACGAAAAATGAAAGTTGCTACCATTAAACATCACGGGCACGGAGGTTTTCCAGAAGTAGCGCAAAAAGATAGTGAAAGGCACCGAAAAGCCGGTGCTGTCGTAAGTAGTGTAGAAGGCGCTGGATTACTTTCACTATCGTCATTAAGAGAGGAATGGTCCTTGCAAGAAATTATTCGCTTATATGATTTTTTTGAAGTGGATACAATTTTAATAGAGGGCTATAAAAAAGAGAGCTATCCGAAAGTAGTGTTACTTCGTTCTGCGGAAGACGTGGAGCTTTTACATAAAGTAGAAAATATAGTAGTGGTTATTACGTGGTATGATGCCCCGGCAAATATACGAGAAGAATATAGAGTATTTCATATAACAGAAGAAGAGTTGTATATAGACTGGTTTATACAAACGGTAAGGAGTACGAAATGA
- the moeA gene encoding molybdopterin molybdotransferase MoeA produces MVEKRIPIQVAEAVERVMEYAKNGEVEEVSITESYGRILGEDVVSDHDVPHFDRSPYDGFAIRAEDTKEANQENSVEFEVIGEIGAGSVFFNEVGSFKAVRIMTGAAIPEDCNAVVMLELTEGFEKNGKTYMKLKRPFNSGDNVSFKGEDIKRNQVLVKKGVAINPGVAALLATFGYSTVKVVKQPVVGIVTTGSELLEVHESLQPGKIRNSNSYMIAAQIMKAGGKVRYYGQLADELDACFTAIQSAMDEVDILITTGGVSVGDYDYLPAIYERLQANVLFNKIAMRPGSVTTVAEVDGKLLFGLSGNPSACYVGFELFVHPVIKTYLYAKEPHVYRADAILQKDFPKPNPFTRFVRAKVTIVEGALQAMPVGLDKSSAVSSLADANAFIVLPGGTRGFEAGMKVSVLLLEHDEGCDWPWAKPLQSYK; encoded by the coding sequence ATGGTAGAAAAACGAATTCCAATTCAAGTTGCTGAGGCAGTAGAGAGGGTAATGGAATATGCGAAGAATGGTGAAGTAGAAGAGGTTTCTATTACGGAAAGTTACGGGAGAATTCTTGGGGAGGATGTTGTCTCTGATCATGACGTTCCTCATTTTGATCGTTCTCCTTACGATGGTTTCGCAATTCGAGCAGAAGATACGAAAGAAGCGAATCAAGAGAATTCAGTTGAATTTGAAGTAATAGGAGAAATCGGGGCGGGATCTGTTTTTTTTAATGAAGTAGGGTCTTTTAAAGCGGTTCGTATTATGACGGGAGCAGCTATTCCAGAGGATTGTAATGCAGTCGTAATGCTAGAACTCACGGAAGGTTTTGAGAAGAACGGAAAAACATATATGAAGTTAAAGCGTCCTTTTAATAGTGGTGACAATGTGTCATTTAAAGGGGAAGATATAAAACGAAATCAAGTTCTCGTTAAGAAAGGCGTTGCAATCAACCCAGGTGTTGCCGCCTTATTAGCGACGTTTGGATATAGTACTGTGAAAGTTGTAAAACAGCCTGTTGTTGGTATTGTGACGACAGGAAGCGAATTGTTAGAAGTACATGAGTCGTTACAGCCAGGGAAAATTAGAAATAGTAACTCGTATATGATTGCAGCTCAAATTATGAAAGCCGGAGGGAAAGTCCGTTATTATGGCCAACTTGCCGACGAGTTAGATGCATGTTTTACAGCTATTCAATCGGCGATGGATGAGGTTGATATTTTAATTACGACAGGCGGTGTGTCGGTAGGAGATTATGACTACTTGCCAGCTATTTATGAAAGATTACAGGCGAATGTACTCTTTAATAAAATAGCGATGAGACCAGGAAGTGTAACGACAGTAGCTGAAGTTGATGGGAAGTTACTTTTCGGTTTATCAGGAAATCCATCAGCTTGCTACGTAGGCTTTGAGCTATTTGTGCATCCGGTTATAAAAACATATTTGTATGCGAAAGAACCTCACGTATATAGAGCAGATGCTATTTTACAAAAGGATTTTCCGAAACCAAATCCGTTCACTCGTTTTGTAAGAGCAAAGGTGACAATCGTGGAAGGGGCATTACAAGCGATGCCAGTCGGTTTAGATAAATCGAGTGCGGTATCATCACTCGCGGATGCGAATGCTTTTATTGTATTGCCTGGAGGAACGAGAGGATTTGAGGCAGGGATGAAAGTATCTGTATTATTGCTAGAGCACGACGAGGGATGTGATTGGCCATGGGCAAAGCCCCTTCAATCTTACAAATAG
- the moaC gene encoding cyclic pyranopterin monophosphate synthase MoaC translates to MSSFTHFNDQGRAKMVDISDKKATVRTAIACSSIVVTKEIYDKISHNKIGKGDVLAVAQIAGIMAAKRTSDIIPMCHPLLLKGVDVSFDWKQSEEHYRLLIEVKVKTEGSTGVEMEALTAASATALTVYDMCKAVDKGMIIGETYLFEKTGGKSGDYTRKS, encoded by the coding sequence ATGTCTTCATTCACACACTTTAATGACCAAGGACGCGCGAAGATGGTTGATATAAGCGACAAAAAAGCAACCGTTCGAACAGCAATTGCGTGCTCTAGCATTGTCGTTACAAAAGAAATTTACGATAAAATCTCTCACAATAAAATTGGGAAAGGTGACGTACTAGCAGTTGCACAAATTGCAGGTATTATGGCTGCGAAACGCACTTCTGATATTATCCCAATGTGCCATCCTTTATTATTAAAAGGTGTTGACGTTTCTTTCGATTGGAAACAATCCGAAGAACACTATCGATTACTTATTGAAGTAAAAGTTAAAACAGAAGGTAGCACCGGTGTTGAAATGGAAGCTTTAACAGCTGCTTCCGCTACAGCTCTTACTGTGTACGATATGTGCAAAGCTGTTGATAAAGGTATGATTATTGGCGAAACGTATTTATTTGAAAAAACAGGTGGAAAAAGTGGAGATTATACGAGAAAGTCTTAA
- a CDS encoding molybdopterin-synthase adenylyltransferase MoeB, with product MQERYSRQILFSGVGEEGQRKIREKHVLIIGAGALGAANAEAIVRAGVGKITIADRDYVEWSNLQRQQLYTEEDAKQYKPKAVAAAEHLQAINSEVEINPIVTDVTVQEMEELVNEVDLILDATDNFETRLLINDISQKYNIPWIYGGCVGSYGVTYTILPGKTPCFRCLMEHPASGATCDTAGIIQPAVQLVVAHQITEALKILVEDYGALRETMLSFDLWNNQQMAFKVNRQKKDTCLSCGRLRTYPSLTFEAQTKTEVLCGRNTVQIRPGVRNEFNLEEIKKRLQRSVDVKATPYLLSFPVEEFRFVLFTDGRAFIHGTNDINVAKRLYARYIG from the coding sequence ATGCAGGAGCGATATTCAAGACAAATATTATTTTCTGGTGTTGGAGAAGAGGGTCAAAGAAAAATTAGAGAGAAGCATGTACTTATTATCGGCGCTGGTGCTCTCGGGGCAGCGAATGCAGAAGCAATTGTTAGAGCAGGTGTTGGCAAAATAACAATTGCGGATCGTGATTATGTAGAATGGAGTAATTTACAAAGGCAACAATTATATACAGAAGAAGATGCAAAGCAATATAAACCAAAGGCGGTAGCAGCAGCAGAGCATTTACAAGCGATTAATTCTGAGGTGGAAATAAATCCGATTGTGACTGATGTAACAGTGCAAGAAATGGAAGAGTTAGTGAATGAGGTAGATTTAATATTAGATGCGACAGATAATTTTGAAACACGTCTTCTTATTAATGATATTTCACAAAAGTATAATATACCGTGGATATATGGTGGTTGTGTCGGAAGTTACGGAGTAACGTATACAATTTTACCAGGAAAAACACCGTGTTTCCGCTGTTTAATGGAACATCCAGCGAGCGGGGCAACATGTGATACGGCCGGTATTATACAGCCGGCAGTGCAATTAGTAGTTGCACATCAAATAACGGAAGCACTGAAAATATTAGTAGAAGACTATGGGGCGCTTCGCGAAACGATGTTATCGTTTGATCTTTGGAATAATCAACAGATGGCATTTAAAGTGAATAGGCAGAAAAAAGACACATGTTTATCTTGCGGAAGATTACGTACATATCCGAGTTTAACATTTGAAGCACAAACGAAAACAGAAGTGTTATGTGGCCGAAATACAGTACAAATCCGTCCAGGTGTGCGGAATGAATTTAATTTAGAAGAAATTAAAAAGCGCTTACAAAGAAGTGTGGATGTAAAAGCTACTCCGTATTTATTATCATTTCCGGTAGAGGAATTTCGTTTTGTTTTATTTACAGATGGCAGGGCCTTTATTCATGGGACGAATGATATAAATGTAGCAAAACGCTTATATGCAAGATATATAGGTTGA
- the moaA gene encoding GTP 3',8-cyclase MoaA yields MQEMVTDFFGRPLQDLRISVIDRCNFRCTYCMPAEVFGPDYAFLKDEFLMTFDEIERLAKLFVSIGVRKIRLTGGEPLLRKDLTKLIARLVKIDGLVDIGLTTNAIHLTKQAKALKEAGLHRVNVSLDAIEDDVFKGINGRNINTKPVIKGIMAAKEAGLDIKVNMVVKKGMNDHQVLPMAAYFKEQGITLRFIEFMDVGSTNGWNFDQVVTKRELIEMIHSVYPLEPAEAHYFGEVAKRYRYVGTNVEVGFITSVSESFCSSCTRARISADGKFYTCLFATEGLDVRELLRGNLSDDELVSVIQDVWMNRKDRYSDERTEESAKNRPKIEMSYIGG; encoded by the coding sequence ATGCAGGAGATGGTTACAGATTTTTTTGGACGCCCACTTCAAGATTTGCGTATATCTGTCATTGATCGTTGCAATTTTAGATGTACATATTGTATGCCGGCGGAAGTATTTGGGCCAGATTATGCTTTTTTGAAAGATGAGTTTTTAATGACGTTTGATGAAATTGAGCGTTTGGCAAAACTATTTGTTAGCATCGGTGTACGAAAAATTAGACTTACTGGTGGCGAACCACTGCTTCGTAAAGATTTAACGAAACTTATTGCACGTCTCGTGAAAATTGACGGGTTAGTAGATATAGGATTAACGACAAATGCGATTCATTTAACGAAACAAGCAAAAGCATTAAAAGAAGCTGGATTACATAGAGTAAATGTTAGTTTAGATGCAATAGAAGATGATGTATTTAAGGGCATTAATGGCCGGAATATAAATACGAAACCTGTTATAAAGGGAATTATGGCTGCAAAAGAGGCAGGGCTTGATATAAAGGTCAACATGGTTGTGAAAAAAGGGATGAACGATCATCAAGTACTTCCGATGGCTGCGTATTTTAAAGAGCAGGGAATCACGCTTAGATTTATTGAGTTTATGGATGTTGGTAGTACAAATGGATGGAACTTTGATCAAGTCGTTACAAAGCGAGAGTTAATTGAGATGATTCATAGCGTGTATCCGCTTGAGCCAGCTGAAGCGCATTATTTCGGTGAAGTTGCGAAGCGATATCGTTACGTTGGAACAAATGTCGAAGTCGGTTTTATTACTTCTGTTTCAGAGTCATTTTGTTCTTCTTGTACGAGAGCGAGAATTTCGGCAGATGGAAAGTTTTATACTTGCTTATTTGCGACAGAAGGATTGGATGTAAGGGAACTTCTTAGAGGAAATCTTTCGGATGATGAGTTGGTAAGCGTTATACAAGATGTATGGATGAATAGAAAAGACAGGTATTCGGATGAACGGACAGAAGAAAGTGCAAAGAATCGTCCGAAAATTGAAATGTCTTATATAGGAGGATAA
- a CDS encoding BclA-related collagen-like exosporium protein: MKERDKKNSLNSNFRIPPNLIGPTFPPVPTGFTGIGITGPTGPQGPTGPQGPRGFQGPMGEMGPTGPQGVQGIQGPAGQMGATGPEGQQGPQGLRGPQGETGAIGPQGVQGLQGPIGPTGATGAQGIQGIQGLQGPIGATGPEGPQGIQGVQGVPGATGPQGIQGAQGIQGLQGASGSTGPTGATGQGTTGPAGITGPTGVTGPSGGPPGPTGPTGATGPGGGPSGSTGATGNTGVTGSTGATGETGNTGPTGSTGVTGAQGLQGIQGVQGPIGPTGPEGPQGIQGIPGPTGVTGEQGIQGVQGIQGIMGATGDQGPQGIQGAIGPQGVTGATGDQGPQGIQGVPGPSGATGPQGVQGIQGPMGEIGPTGPEGPEGLQGPQGIQGVPGPVGATGPEGQQGIQGIQGPVGATGPEGQQGIQGIQGIQGVTGATGAQGATGIQGVQGNIGATGPEGPQGVQGVQGDIGPTGPMGAQGVQGIQGIQGPTGAQGVQGPQGIQGVQGPTGATGDTGATGATGEGTTGPTGVTGATGVTGPSGGPAGPTGPTGPSGPTGVTGPSGGPPGPTGATGAIGTTGATGATGDTGVTGATGQTGATGVTGLQGPQGIQGVQGDIGPTGPQGIQGPQGIQGVTGATGAQGPQGIQGLQGIQGPTGPQGIQGAQGPQGIQGATGATGAQGPQGIQGIQGLQGPTGPQGPTGIQGVQGDIGPTGPQGVQGLQGPQGPTGNTGATGAQGPQGIQGPTGVTGATGATGPQGIQGPQGVQGPTGATGATGSQGPTGDTGPTGSQGIQGPTGPTGAGATGATGATGVTGVSTTATYAFANNTSGTAISVLLGGTNVPLPNNQNIGPGITVSGGNTVFTVTNAGNYYIAYTINLTAGLLVSSRITVNGSPLAGTINAPTVATGSFSAPIIANLPAGAAISLQLFGLVAIATLSTTTPGATLTIIRLS; this comes from the coding sequence GTGAAAGAGCGTGATAAAAAAAATTCATTAAACTCTAATTTCAGAATTCCACCAAATCTTATTGGACCTACCTTTCCTCCCGTTCCAACGGGATTTACTGGCATCGGAATCACTGGTCCAACCGGTCCACAAGGCCCGACTGGCCCACAAGGACCAAGGGGATTTCAAGGTCCGATGGGGGAGATGGGCCCGACAGGACCTCAAGGTGTTCAAGGGATTCAAGGTCCAGCTGGACAAATGGGTGCAACAGGACCAGAAGGACAGCAGGGTCCACAAGGATTGAGGGGGCCACAAGGAGAAACTGGAGCGATAGGACCTCAAGGGGTGCAAGGGTTACAGGGGCCGATTGGTCCAACTGGAGCGACTGGAGCACAAGGGATACAGGGAATACAAGGGTTACAAGGTCCGATTGGGGCTACTGGACCTGAGGGGCCACAAGGAATTCAAGGTGTGCAAGGAGTACCAGGAGCAACAGGTCCACAAGGAATACAAGGAGCGCAAGGGATACAAGGCTTACAAGGAGCGAGTGGAAGTACTGGTCCAACCGGAGCGACTGGTCAGGGGACAACGGGTCCTGCTGGAATAACAGGTCCAACAGGGGTAACGGGCCCATCTGGAGGACCTCCTGGTCCGACGGGGCCAACTGGTGCAACAGGTCCAGGTGGTGGACCGAGTGGAAGTACTGGTGCGACGGGAAATACAGGGGTAACAGGAAGTACAGGTGCAACTGGAGAAACGGGAAATACAGGTCCGACTGGAAGCACAGGGGTAACAGGAGCACAAGGATTACAAGGAATACAAGGGGTTCAAGGGCCAATTGGACCAACGGGCCCAGAAGGTCCGCAAGGTATTCAAGGTATTCCTGGTCCGACTGGTGTCACTGGTGAACAAGGAATACAGGGAGTTCAGGGGATTCAAGGGATCATGGGGGCAACTGGTGATCAAGGTCCGCAAGGCATACAGGGGGCTATAGGGCCTCAAGGTGTAACAGGAGCAACCGGAGATCAAGGTCCACAAGGTATACAAGGAGTACCGGGTCCATCAGGAGCAACGGGCCCGCAAGGAGTTCAAGGGATACAAGGTCCGATGGGTGAGATAGGACCAACAGGTCCAGAAGGTCCAGAAGGACTTCAGGGTCCGCAAGGAATACAAGGAGTGCCAGGACCAGTTGGAGCAACAGGTCCAGAGGGGCAGCAAGGAATACAGGGAATACAAGGGCCAGTAGGAGCGACAGGACCAGAAGGCCAGCAAGGAATACAGGGAATACAAGGGATTCAAGGTGTAACAGGAGCAACCGGAGCACAAGGAGCAACTGGAATACAAGGTGTTCAAGGGAATATAGGAGCAACAGGTCCAGAGGGGCCGCAAGGGGTTCAAGGAGTGCAAGGCGACATAGGTCCAACAGGTCCAATGGGAGCACAGGGAGTTCAAGGTATTCAAGGAATACAAGGACCGACGGGTGCGCAAGGAGTGCAGGGGCCACAGGGAATTCAAGGAGTCCAAGGTCCAACCGGAGCAACAGGAGATACGGGTGCAACTGGAGCGACAGGGGAAGGAACTACAGGTCCAACAGGAGTAACCGGAGCAACAGGTGTCACGGGTCCGTCAGGAGGACCCGCCGGACCGACTGGCCCAACAGGTCCATCAGGTCCAACAGGGGTAACAGGTCCATCAGGAGGACCACCTGGACCGACCGGAGCAACAGGTGCAATCGGGACAACAGGTGCAACCGGGGCGACAGGAGATACCGGAGTGACTGGAGCGACGGGGCAAACGGGAGCAACAGGAGTGACAGGGTTACAAGGCCCACAAGGAATACAAGGGGTGCAAGGGGATATTGGTCCAACCGGGCCACAAGGGATACAAGGTCCGCAAGGAATTCAAGGAGTAACGGGAGCGACTGGAGCTCAAGGCCCGCAAGGAATTCAAGGATTACAAGGAATTCAAGGCCCAACAGGCCCACAAGGTATTCAAGGAGCTCAAGGCCCGCAAGGAATACAAGGTGCGACAGGAGCAACCGGAGCACAAGGTCCACAGGGAATTCAAGGGATACAAGGATTGCAAGGTCCGACCGGTCCACAAGGCCCGACTGGAATACAAGGTGTTCAAGGTGACATAGGTCCAACCGGTCCACAAGGTGTGCAAGGATTGCAAGGCCCACAAGGCCCAACGGGGAACACGGGTGCAACAGGAGCGCAAGGCCCACAAGGAATCCAAGGTCCAACGGGAGTCACGGGAGCAACAGGAGCGACCGGTCCGCAAGGAATTCAAGGCCCGCAAGGAGTCCAAGGTCCAACTGGCGCCACTGGAGCAACCGGTTCACAAGGTCCAACCGGTGATACGGGTCCAACAGGTTCACAAGGAATCCAAGGTCCAACAGGCCCAACGGGAGCTGGGGCAACTGGCGCCACAGGAGCAACGGGTGTGACCGGAGTTAGTACAACTGCAACGTATGCATTTGCGAATAATACATCAGGAACCGCTATTTCCGTTTTATTAGGCGGGACAAATGTACCGTTACCGAACAATCAAAATATTGGTCCAGGAATTACTGTTAGCGGAGGAAATACTGTATTTACAGTTACGAATGCAGGGAATTATTATATAGCTTACACAATTAATCTAACGGCAGGGTTACTTGTAAGTTCTCGTATAACTGTAAATGGTAGTCCGCTTGCGGGAACGATAAATGCTCCGACAGTGGCTACTGGTTCATTTAGCGCACCAATAATTGCTAATTTGCCTGCGGGAGCTGCTATTAGTCTGCAGTTATTTGGATTAGTTGCAATAGCTACATTATCTACGACGACACCAGGAGCTACTTTAACTATTATTAGATTAAGCTAA
- a CDS encoding spore germination protein has protein sequence MGINMRKVKIINNTGAVNVGDCYNIAPLAVSKAYAGAGGSSAAVFLNGKRQPEVVIRTSVFLPPLATSTRTLGS, from the coding sequence ATGGGGATTAACATGCGGAAAGTAAAAATTATTAATAATACAGGGGCTGTTAATGTTGGCGACTGTTATAATATCGCACCTTTAGCTGTATCGAAAGCTTATGCGGGTGCTGGAGGATCGAGTGCGGCTGTTTTTTTAAATGGGAAACGGCAGCCAGAAGTGGTGATTCGAACATCAGTTTTTCTACCGCCATTAGCAACGAGTACACGTACATTAGGTTCATAG
- a CDS encoding rhodanese-like domain-containing protein has protein sequence MTEVKTITTEEVQERLENGETLFLVDVREDEEVAAGKIPEAVHIKMGDIPNKVDFFDKENEYIFICRSGMRSENVCHYLNEQGFKTMNMVGGMLQYEGETK, from the coding sequence ATGACAGAAGTTAAAACAATTACTACAGAAGAAGTGCAAGAGCGTTTAGAAAATGGAGAAACGTTATTTTTAGTAGACGTAAGGGAAGATGAAGAAGTAGCAGCAGGGAAAATTCCAGAAGCTGTACATATTAAAATGGGCGATATCCCAAATAAAGTAGATTTCTTTGATAAAGAGAATGAATATATCTTTATTTGTCGTTCGGGAATGCGCAGTGAAAATGTATGCCATTATTTAAATGAGCAAGGATTTAAAACAATGAATATGGTTGGCGGTATGCTTCAATATGAAGGTGAAACGAAATAA
- a CDS encoding alpha/beta fold hydrolase, with the protein MQIVKKEKFILKEFTFENGRGIPVQMGYETYGTLNRERSNAILVCHYFSATSHAAGKYTAHDEESGWWDGLIGPGKAIDTNKYYVICTDNLCNVQVKNPYVITTGPKSIHPKTGDEYAMDFPVFTFLDVARMQYELIKDMGIARLHAVIGPSAGGMIAQQWAVHYPHMVERMIGVITNPQNPIITSVNVAQNAIEAIQMDPSWKGGKYGEEQPMKGLHLANRMMFMNAFDEHFYETTFPRNSIEVDPYENVFTLTSFEKEINKVTYRSIELVDANSWMYTAKAVLLHDIAHGFSSLEDALSNIEANVLMIPCKQDLLQPSRYNYKMVDILQKQGKYAEVYEIESINGHMAGAFDIHLFEKKVYEFLNRKVSSFV; encoded by the coding sequence GTGCAAATTGTAAAAAAAGAGAAGTTTATTTTAAAAGAATTTACGTTTGAAAATGGTAGGGGAATTCCTGTTCAAATGGGGTATGAGACGTATGGTACTTTAAATAGAGAAAGGTCAAATGCGATTTTGGTATGCCATTATTTTAGTGCAACGAGTCACGCGGCAGGAAAATATACAGCGCATGATGAGGAGTCTGGTTGGTGGGATGGTTTAATTGGACCGGGAAAAGCAATTGATACAAATAAATATTATGTTATATGCACTGATAATCTTTGTAATGTGCAGGTGAAGAACCCTTATGTAATTACAACGGGACCGAAATCGATTCATCCGAAAACTGGAGATGAATATGCGATGGATTTTCCAGTTTTTACATTTCTCGATGTAGCTCGTATGCAATATGAGTTAATAAAAGATATGGGAATCGCAAGGCTACATGCTGTAATTGGACCGTCAGCTGGCGGGATGATTGCGCAGCAATGGGCAGTTCATTATCCTCATATGGTAGAGCGGATGATTGGCGTTATTACGAACCCGCAAAATCCAATTATTACGTCGGTAAATGTAGCGCAAAATGCAATTGAGGCCATTCAAATGGATCCAAGTTGGAAGGGCGGAAAATATGGAGAAGAGCAGCCAATGAAGGGACTTCATTTAGCAAATAGAATGATGTTTATGAACGCGTTTGATGAGCATTTTTATGAAACAACATTTCCTCGTAATAGTATAGAAGTAGACCCTTATGAAAATGTGTTTACATTAACATCATTTGAGAAAGAAATAAATAAAGTGACATATAGAAGTATAGAGTTAGTAGATGCAAATTCGTGGATGTACACTGCGAAAGCAGTTTTATTACATGATATTGCGCATGGATTTTCATCTTTAGAAGATGCTCTTTCTAACATAGAAGCGAATGTACTTATGATTCCGTGCAAACAAGATTTGCTTCAGCCGTCACGTTATAATTATAAAATGGTAGACATTTTGCAAAAACAAGGGAAATATGCGGAAGTGTATGAGATAGAAAGTATAAATGGACATATGGCGGGAGCATTTGATATTCATTTATTTGAAAAGAAAGTTTATGAATTTTTAAATCGGAAAGTATCTAGCTTTGTGTAG